In Oryzias melastigma strain HK-1 linkage group LG16, ASM292280v2, whole genome shotgun sequence, a single genomic region encodes these proteins:
- the LOC112137775 gene encoding protein FAM160B2 — protein sequence MSVESMWIKFDCWRNDGKVQQQSRCVEALFMCGSSQVTQCQTLSLSWDWPQGLPCPSEEEAHFLEGPLLKVLLDRLGRVLEQPYELNLQLTAVLSRLSAYSHPLLQEYLLDPYIPLSPCSRSLFSVLIRVMGELMQRIQQIPDLPDRLLNTRRDLLGMSHNNGQEHLTLLKGIIVLEEFCKELAAIAFVKLPMENDLPGSPGSGLDPPHGDAFPDTP from the exons ATGtcggtagaatcaatgtggatcaagTTTGATTGCTGGAGGAATGATGGGAaagtgcagcagcagagcaggtGTGTTGAAGCTCTCTTCATGTGTGGCTCCTCTCAGGTGACCCAGTGTCAGACTCTGTCCCTGTCCTGGGACTGGCCACAAGGTCTCCCCTGTCCTTCAGAAGAGGAGGCCCACTTCTTGGAAGGCCCACTGCTGAAAGTTCTGTTGGACCGTCTGGGACGCGTTCTGGAGCAG CCATATGAGCTGAACCTGCAGCTGACGGCGGTTCTGTCCAGACTGTCAGCCTACAGCCATCCTCTGCTGCAGGAATACCTGCTGGACCCGTACATCCCCCTGTCTCCCTGCTCCAGGTCGCTGTTCTCTGTCCTCATCAGG GTGATGGGTGAGTTGATGCAGAGGATCCAGCAGATTCCAGACCTGCCAGACAGACTGTTGAACACCAGAAGAGACCTGCTGGGAATGAGCCACAACAATGG ACAGGAACACCTGACTTTGCTTAAAGGGATCATTGTCCTGGAAGAGTTCTGCAAGGAGCTTGCTGCCATTGCCTTTGTCAAGCTCCCTATGGAGAATGATTTACCTGGATCTCCTGGATCTGGCTTGGATCCACCTCATGGAGATGCTTTTCCAGATACTCCCTGA